GTTTGGAGAGAGAGAAACAATCGTGCGCAGTCTGTGGATTTTTGGCGCGGAGCGTATTCTGCCATCTTAGCGAGGATCTCCTGGCGAAACTGGATCAGGGCCGCTCGGTGCGCCGCTACCAGGCCGGAGAAGTGTTGTTCTACGAGGGCGAGGCGCCCCTGGCCATGTACTGCCTGCACGACGGGGTTGTCAAGCTGGTCAAAGCCGCACGAGACGGGCGCACCATGGTTATTCGGCTGTTGGGTGGCGGCGATATTGCCGGGTTCAGGGCGCTTCTGACCGACGAGCCATATGCGGCGACCGCCGAAGTCGCCGAGCCGGCCACGGTATGCACCGTTCCCGCCGCCACATTCAAGGGCCTGTTGCAAGAGTCGGTCCAGTTCAGTTTGGATTTGCTCCACAAGGTCGCAGTAGAACTGCGTGTTTCCGAGGAGCGCATGCTCGACCAGGCAATTCTCCCGGCCCGTACCCGGGTGGCCAGGATTCTTCTATTCCTTGCGGATACATCGTCGCCGAGCTCCCAACGTCTGGTTGTAGCAACCGAGCTACGCCACCAGGATCTGGCCGACGCGGTTGGAATCACGCCGCAAACGTTTTCACGGATCATCCACGAGCTCAACGGGAGCGGGATTCTGCGAACAAACCGGCAACACATTGAGATCGTCGATCCGGGACGGCTCCGCGACCTGGCTGCACGAGACACCTAACTTTTTCATAGCCATCTTATCCTCGGACAAGATACCTCTTGCCCCACGGCATTGGGAATCCGGCGATTTTTGTCATATTAGTGGTGCGTGAGTCCTGACCGGCAAGGAGCCGGTCCCGGAATTTTCGGGCTTTTGCGGGCTGATCCAGCCAGGAGAGCTACCCATGCGTAACACTTGTCTAATTGCCGGGGTGTTGGCGGTCGCCATGTTCGCCGTGCTGATAGCAGCGGTACCGTCGACCCTCAACGATTTCTTCATGCCCGGATCCCAGCCGGGTAAGGCGGGCCAACTGGAGACGCCTGACAAGTGCGACAATTGTCATGGCGGCTACAATCTTGCGGTAGAGCCGGCCTACAACTGGCGAGGGAGCATGATGTCTCAGGCGGCGCGGGACCCGTACTTCTATGCCAGCATGGCAATCGCCAACCAGGACGCACCTGAGAGCGGCGATCTGTGTATTCGCTGCCATTCGCCGGCGGGCTGGCTGGAGGGGAGATCGGTGCCGACTGACGGCACCGCTCTCAATCTCAACGATCGCCAGGGCGTGCAGTGCGATTACTGTCACAAGCTTGTGAAGCCGACGCCTCTGGGTACGAACCCGTATCCAGGCGATGCCACTTACACGAGCGAAACCTATCCGCAGGACCAGGCGTACTTAGCCACACTCGCCGAGATACCCCCTACATCGGCCAACGGCATGTATGTCGCCGACGCGAGCAACGCCAAGCGCGGGCCGTTTGTCGACCCGGTGGCCCGCCACCAGTTCTACTATTCGCCGTTCCACAAGGACGCTGCCTTGTGTGGGACCTGTCATGACGTAAGCAACCCGGCTTTCGTAAGAGGTGCCGATGATACCTATTCGCCCAATGCCTTTGACCAGCCTTCTCCGAGTTTCGAGCCTTACACCATGTTCCCCATCGAGCGCACCTACAGCGAGTGGCTGATGAGCGCCTACAACAGCCCGGCCGGCGTATATGCACCGCAATTTGGCGGCAACAAGGCCTATGTGTCGACCTGTCAGGACTGCCACATGAAAGACGTGACGGGCACGGGTTGCAACAAATCCGGAGCGCCGGTACGGACCGATCTGCCTCTGCATGACATGACCGGCGGCAACACGTTTGTCCCCAAAATCCTGAACGCAATCTGGCCCGGTGAAGTAAACCAGTCGGCCCTGAACGCCGGAGTTCAGCGCGCCATCGCCATGCTGCAGAAGGCGGCCACCCTTGACCTCACCGTCACGCCTGTCCCCGGCGGATATAGCGCTCACGTGCGGGTCACGAATGAGACCGGCCACAAACTGCCGTCGGGTTATCCCGAGGGCCGGCGAATCTGGATCAACGTCAAAGTCTACGATACCACGGCAACACTCGTGTACGAATCCGGCACCTACGACAACGCTACCGGAGTGCTTGGCCACGATGCCGCCGTCAAGATCTACGAGATCGAACCGGGTCTGTCGGCCGATCTTTCCGCGGCCCTCGGCTATCCCGCGGGTCCGTCGTTCCATTTCGTGCTGAATAACCAAATCTATTCGGACAATCGCATTCCTCCTCGCGGATTCACCAATGCCGCTTTCACGGCGATTCAATCACCGCCGGTGGGCTATTCGTATGCTGACGGACAATACTGGGACGACACCTACTATTCGCTGGCGGAATCGGCGGCAAGGGTAGATGTCACCCTGTACTACCAAACTACCAGTAAGGAGTTTGTGGAGTTCCTGCGTGACGAGAATCATACCAATGACTGGGGCCAGAGACTGTATGACCTATGGAATACCAATGGCAAATCAGCCCCTGTAGCGATGTCAACCCGGTCCGTCATCTTGAAGACCATCCGCGATACCCAGCCGCCGACCAATCCGAGCACTCTGACCGCCACGGCTCTTTCATCCTCACAGATCGCTCTTGCCTGGCAGGGATCGACCGACAATGTCAGAGTAGCCGGCTATAACATATATCGTAACGGCACGAGAGTGAATGCGACGACGTCGACTACCTTCACCGATGCCGGCCTCCGAGCCGCCACCACCTATAGTTATTACGTCACCGCCTACGATGAAGCCGGTAATGAATCCGGTCCGAGTAACACGGCGACTGCCACCACCAGGAGCAAGGGCGGCAAGAACCAAACCGCTTTAGCGGGCATCCGAGCGTATCCTAACCCCTTCAATCCGACAGTCAGTATCAGTTATTCGCTGCCGAAGTCAGGCGAAGTCGTGATTGAAGCTTTCAATATCCTGGGCCAGCGAGTTGCCGAGTTGGTCAACGAAATGCAGCCGGCCGGCGACCATGTGGTATCGTGGGATGCCAGTCATCTGGCATCAGGCGTATACCTTATAAGGATCACCACAGCGGAGTCGACCGGCAGTTTGAAGGTGAATTTGCTAAAGTAACGGGGTTGCCCGCTCTTTGTTCGCCAGTGGGGCAGGCCGATAAACGGCTTGCCCCACTTTCATTGTAAGATCCTGGCTGCGCTCCCTTGCCGGCGATTGCCCTGTTATTGCACTCGGAAATTCACCCCTGCCGAGCGACCGTAGGAATCGATACACATTACCCGGTGCTGCCCCGGCTCAGGGAGATAGAACACGCCGCTGTCCGGCGGCGCAGTTGCGAACAGATGGCCATCGACAAACCAGTGCGCCTCGTGGCTATCGAGGGGCAGCGACGCCTGAAACAGAATGTGTTGGTACTGCTTGGGCACACTTGACCGGATTACGTAGACCGCGTCGCGCTCGGGCGAAACAATCACCGGCCCGTCGCCCGTCAGCTCACCCCGGCATTCCGGATTGTGCGGCGGGTGGTGCGGCACGATTCCCCGTCCGGCCAGCCATGAGGCCAGCCGCGGCGGCCAATCCTCAACCGTGATCTCCCGGCTCCGACCGTCCACAGCACAATACCGGCAGACCGAATGGCCGGTGCGCGAGTCGACCATGATGCTTCGATGCACGCTGCATTTGGCGTTGGGGGACACGCCCACGATATACTCCTCGCCGATCTGATCGGGGCAGGCCTGGGTAGCGATCCTACCGCTCACCGCGCACACCATGCGTTCGTCGATACCGGCCGGCGGCTCAAACCACGTTGGGCTGCCGTCCGGGCGAAGCGCAGTGAAGATATCGAACATAAGCGGCGCGGCGGTCTCGGCGCCGACCAGGGCGACCGAACCTTCGGCCGAGAAATTGCCGGTCCAGACTCCAACCGTGTAGTCCGGATCGTAGCCGATCGCCCAGGCATCTTTGCGCCCGTACGACGTACCGGTCTTCCAGGCGACTTTGGGCATGCCCACGGTGAACTCCCAACTGCTCGGCATATCAGGACGTTTCAGATCGACCAGTATCTCGGTAATCAGATAAGCGGCTTCCCTGGAAAACAAACGAACCGGCCGGCATGATTCGCGTTCGCGTGTGTACCTCACTGGAACATACTCGCCCCCGCGCGCAAGGGTGGCGTACAGGTTGCTCAGCTCGACCAGGTTGACCTCACACGAGCCGAGAATCATCGGCAGACCATACTCGACATGTTTGCGCGTCAGTGTCGTTATACCACCGGCACGAAGTAGGTTGAAAAGCTCCTTAAGGCCGACTTGGACGGTGAGATTCACCGCCGGCACGTTCAGCGACTGAATCAGCGCCTCGGAGATCGACACCACCCCGTTGTACTGTTCATCGTAATTGACCGGAATGTATCCGGCGTAGTTCACCGGGAGGTCTTCCACTTTGAGGGCCGAGGAAATGAAGCCCTTGTCTAATCCGAGCGCATAGACGAACGGCTTAAGGGCCGAGCCGGGCGAGCGCGGCGCGAGTGCACCGTTGACCTGGCCATGATTCCCGGCATCGTCGAAGTCAGCCGACCCAACCAGCGCGAGCAGCTCGCCTGACCGGTTGTCCAGCACTACCGCAGCGAGATTGTGAATGCCTTTTGACGCCAGCCCGACCTGGTAGTTGCGCGCCAGCCGCTCACAGGTGATTTGTATGCCGTAATCGAGTGTCGAGCGAATCTCCGGCTGTGAGGGTTGCGCCATCATGGCGCTCTGGCAAAAGTGCGGCGCTGCCACCGCCGGGCTGACCCGCGCGATCGGCACTTCCTCGCGCAGCGCTTGCCCGAGTTCATCGCGCGAAATCAGCCCCCGCTCGTGCATCACCGCCAACACGAGGTCGCGGCGATTGAGGCAGGCGGCCAGATCGCGGTCAGGGCGGAGTTTGGTCGGTGACGACGGCAGCGCGGTCAGCACGGCAATTTCCGACACCGACAACCTGTAAGGCGTTTTGCCGAAATATAGCCAGGTCGCCGCGCCGATACCCTCGATATTGCCGCCGTAGGGAGCGAGATTGAAGTAGATCTCCAACAGCTCATCCTTGGAGTAACTGATCTCCAGTTGCACGGCGCGAAGGATTTCAAGCAGTTTGTTGGGAATCGTGCGCTCTTTCGGCTCGATCATGCGGGCGATCTGCATGGTGATGGTCGAACCGCCGCGTTCGAATCGCCCCGCTCTCAGATTATCCACCGCCGCCTGAGCCAGCGACACCGGATTGAACCCGGGATGCCAGTGATACCAGCGGTCCTCGCAGGCGAGTACGGTGCTGATCATTAACGGCGACACCTGCTCCAATCTCACCGGCTTGCGCCAGAAGCGGTCTGTCGACGTGAAACAGTTCAGCAGGTGGTTATCGCGGCTGTATACGAATGTCGATGTCGGCCGCTTGAGAAGATGATGCGGCAGCGGGAAGACAAACCAGTTGAGCACGCCCAGCGTAGCAATCGCGAGTATACTCACGCCGATGACCTTGCGGAATGCCGGTCTCCGCAGACAGGTTCGCGCCAGATTCATGAATCTCGTCAACATCTTCATACCCAGTAGGTCGGGATGCTTGTGTCACTCTGAGCCAGTGAAGGGTCATCCCGACACTGGTCGAAACTACTAAGGTCCCGACTGTCAGTCATCTCACGATCGTCACCGCCCCCGATGATGCCGAGCTGGCCATCATCGGATTGTACATGCACTCGGCCGCTACCGGCGGCACCGTGAACTCGCCCGCGCTCGTGGCCCTCAGGCTGTAGTAGAACTGAATGTCTCGGCCGGGATACAGGGTTGTGAAGATAAGCAGACGGTCGTCGCGAATGTCCTGGTACTCGGCCGCGCCGCTCTCACTCGGAATCCAGGCCAGGCGCGGTGTGGTTTTCAGGCGCGGGTTTTCGATCTCGAATCCGGCCGGGAGCAGATCGCTGATGACCACGTAGTCAAGCCGCTTGCTTGTTGCCTTGGCCGTAATCAGCGCGACCACCTGGGTGCCGAGCGGCACACTGTCCAGCGCGAGAGGCTTGCCGTTCTCGCTCAGGTACTGCCGCCGCACCACCATGCCGCGGTCAAATTCCTCGGCGGCCGGAGTCAGCGGGACGCCACTCGCCTGCCAGTAATAAAAACAGGAGCCGCCGCCCTCATTGACCGAAACTGACACCGAGCGATCACCCAGATCCTCGCGCGTGAGGCTGAAGCCGGTTGAATCAATAGCGACACTCTCTTCGCCCTCGATCTTAACCTGCCCCTTGAAACTGAAACTGTTCTTCTTCTTGAAGTACTTCCCTAGTGCCATGAGGGCGAACGCGTTCTCCTGCGTGGTGTACCACTGGTTGACCTCGGATCGTTGCATGAGCGACCGGGCCAGCACCTCGACCGACGGATCGTCCTCCGAGAGCGCCATTAACACTTCCATCAGGATGGCGTCGGTGCGCACGCCGGAGTTGAAATCACCGCCGGTTTCCGGTTCGAAGAGGTTTGGCTGCACCGTTGGCGGAATCAAGCGCGACGCCTCGGTCATGTTGCCCGACAGCGCCAGCGCGCCCGCCAACTGGTAACGGGTGTACGGTTTGAGCGAGGACGGATCCAGGTTTTTGAGATAGGAGACCACTCGCTGCGGCAGGCGGTCCGCCTGGACCAGAACGTAGGCGGCGTAGACACGGTGTGCCTCGTTTAGATCGCGGATGTTCTTCCCCAGGGCCATGTCCTCGAGATGATCATAGATGTCCCTGAGAAACTTCTTATCGACATGGTACCCGGCCTTGGATGCTTCAGAGATGAAGTGTGAGGCGTAGATGGTCGACCAGTTGTTGCCGGACGTGCCGCCCGGCCAGAAGGCGAACGACTTATCCGGAAGAAACATGCTGTGCAACCGCTGGATTCCTTCCTGGATGAAATACTCCTGCCCCTTGCCGCCGA
This window of the Candidatus Zixiibacteriota bacterium genome carries:
- a CDS encoding T9SS type A sorting domain-containing protein, with the translated sequence MRNTCLIAGVLAVAMFAVLIAAVPSTLNDFFMPGSQPGKAGQLETPDKCDNCHGGYNLAVEPAYNWRGSMMSQAARDPYFYASMAIANQDAPESGDLCIRCHSPAGWLEGRSVPTDGTALNLNDRQGVQCDYCHKLVKPTPLGTNPYPGDATYTSETYPQDQAYLATLAEIPPTSANGMYVADASNAKRGPFVDPVARHQFYYSPFHKDAALCGTCHDVSNPAFVRGADDTYSPNAFDQPSPSFEPYTMFPIERTYSEWLMSAYNSPAGVYAPQFGGNKAYVSTCQDCHMKDVTGTGCNKSGAPVRTDLPLHDMTGGNTFVPKILNAIWPGEVNQSALNAGVQRAIAMLQKAATLDLTVTPVPGGYSAHVRVTNETGHKLPSGYPEGRRIWINVKVYDTTATLVYESGTYDNATGVLGHDAAVKIYEIEPGLSADLSAALGYPAGPSFHFVLNNQIYSDNRIPPRGFTNAAFTAIQSPPVGYSYADGQYWDDTYYSLAESAARVDVTLYYQTTSKEFVEFLRDENHTNDWGQRLYDLWNTNGKSAPVAMSTRSVILKTIRDTQPPTNPSTLTATALSSSQIALAWQGSTDNVRVAGYNIYRNGTRVNATTSTTFTDAGLRAATTYSYYVTAYDEAGNESGPSNTATATTRSKGGKNQTALAGIRAYPNPFNPTVSISYSLPKSGEVVIEAFNILGQRVAELVNEMQPAGDHVVSWDASHLASGVYLIRITTAESTGSLKVNLLK
- the pbpC gene encoding penicillin-binding protein 1C — protein: MNLARTCLRRPAFRKVIGVSILAIATLGVLNWFVFPLPHHLLKRPTSTFVYSRDNHLLNCFTSTDRFWRKPVRLEQVSPLMISTVLACEDRWYHWHPGFNPVSLAQAAVDNLRAGRFERGGSTITMQIARMIEPKERTIPNKLLEILRAVQLEISYSKDELLEIYFNLAPYGGNIEGIGAATWLYFGKTPYRLSVSEIAVLTALPSSPTKLRPDRDLAACLNRRDLVLAVMHERGLISRDELGQALREEVPIARVSPAVAAPHFCQSAMMAQPSQPEIRSTLDYGIQITCERLARNYQVGLASKGIHNLAAVVLDNRSGELLALVGSADFDDAGNHGQVNGALAPRSPGSALKPFVYALGLDKGFISSALKVEDLPVNYAGYIPVNYDEQYNGVVSISEALIQSLNVPAVNLTVQVGLKELFNLLRAGGITTLTRKHVEYGLPMILGSCEVNLVELSNLYATLARGGEYVPVRYTRERESCRPVRLFSREAAYLITEILVDLKRPDMPSSWEFTVGMPKVAWKTGTSYGRKDAWAIGYDPDYTVGVWTGNFSAEGSVALVGAETAAPLMFDIFTALRPDGSPTWFEPPAGIDERMVCAVSGRIATQACPDQIGEEYIVGVSPNAKCSVHRSIMVDSRTGHSVCRYCAVDGRSREITVEDWPPRLASWLAGRGIVPHHPPHNPECRGELTGDGPVIVSPERDAVYVIRSSVPKQYQHILFQASLPLDSHEAHWFVDGHLFATAPPDSGVFYLPEPGQHRVMCIDSYGRSAGVNFRVQ
- a CDS encoding Crp/Fnr family transcriptional regulator, producing MARSVFCHLSEDLLAKLDQGRSVRRYQAGEVLFYEGEAPLAMYCLHDGVVKLVKAARDGRTMVIRLLGGGDIAGFRALLTDEPYAATAEVAEPATVCTVPAATFKGLLQESVQFSLDLLHKVAVELRVSEERMLDQAILPARTRVARILLFLADTSSPSSQRLVVATELRHQDLADAVGITPQTFSRIIHELNGSGILRTNRQHIEIVDPGRLRDLAARDT